From Thiomicrospira sp. XS5, one genomic window encodes:
- the metG gene encoding methionine--tRNA ligase, with amino-acid sequence MSHRRKILITSALPYANGPIHLGHLVEYIQTDIWARFQKMRGNECYYVCADDAHGTPIMLRAQAEGITPEELIGRVSEEHQADFAGFNIQFDHYHSTNSPENKHFASYIYNQLNDKGHISRKTIKQFYDPEKEMFLPDRFIKGTCPKCKTEDQYGDNCEACGATYSPTELIDPKSVVSGATPVEKETEHLFFELSHFEKMLKDWTHHGHLQTQIANKLDEWFESGLRAWDISRDAPYFGFEIPGEKDKYFYVWLDAPVGYMASFKALCDAKGIDFDAFWQADSDAELYHFIGKDIIYFHALFWPAMLSGAGFRTPNAIYSHGFLTVDGQKMSKSRGTFIMANTYLKHLNPEYLRYYFAAKLNSRIDDIDLSLEDFAQRVNSDLVGKVVNIASRCAGFVIKKFDGQLSQAWSDSANALYTSFTDQSDAIAELYEKREYAQAMREIMALADKANEYIDETAPWVLAKQEGKEAELHESVSLGINLFRVLMTYLAPVIPATAEQAASFLKLDGYQWDAIQTPLMGHEITKFKALMTRVDMDAIEKMIDASKEDLKAQPTQAKATSKKADTPADTQNGSDSLDPLADEITFDDFAKIDLRIAKIVNAEQVPEADKLIKLTLDIGLGERQVFAGIKSAYQPEDLVGKMTVMVANLKPRKMRFGLSEGMVLAAGPGGKDLFLLNPDDGATPGMRVK; translated from the coding sequence ATGAGTCATCGAAGAAAAATATTAATCACCAGTGCTTTGCCTTACGCCAACGGTCCGATCCACTTGGGCCACCTTGTCGAATACATCCAAACCGACATCTGGGCGCGCTTTCAAAAAATGCGCGGCAACGAGTGTTATTATGTTTGCGCCGATGACGCCCACGGCACCCCGATCATGTTGCGCGCCCAAGCCGAAGGCATTACACCCGAGGAACTGATTGGCCGTGTTTCGGAAGAGCACCAAGCCGACTTCGCCGGGTTCAACATCCAGTTCGACCATTACCACAGCACCAATTCGCCGGAAAACAAACATTTCGCCAGCTACATCTACAACCAGCTGAACGACAAAGGGCACATTTCCCGCAAGACCATCAAACAGTTCTACGACCCGGAAAAAGAAATGTTCCTGCCGGACCGTTTCATCAAAGGCACCTGTCCGAAATGTAAGACTGAAGACCAATACGGCGACAACTGTGAAGCCTGTGGCGCGACCTATTCCCCAACGGAACTCATCGATCCGAAATCCGTCGTTTCCGGTGCCACCCCGGTGGAAAAAGAAACCGAACACCTCTTTTTCGAACTGTCTCACTTCGAAAAAATGCTCAAAGACTGGACGCACCACGGTCACCTGCAAACCCAAATCGCCAACAAATTGGACGAATGGTTTGAATCCGGCCTACGTGCCTGGGACATTTCCCGTGATGCGCCCTACTTTGGCTTTGAAATTCCCGGCGAAAAAGACAAATACTTCTATGTCTGGCTGGATGCGCCAGTGGGCTACATGGCCAGCTTCAAAGCCTTGTGCGATGCCAAAGGCATTGATTTCGATGCTTTCTGGCAAGCCGACTCCGACGCCGAGCTGTACCACTTCATCGGTAAAGACATCATTTACTTCCACGCCCTTTTCTGGCCGGCTATGCTGTCCGGTGCCGGTTTCCGGACGCCGAATGCCATTTATTCGCACGGTTTCCTCACCGTGGACGGACAAAAAATGTCCAAATCCCGCGGCACCTTCATTATGGCCAACACCTATTTGAAGCATTTGAATCCGGAATACCTGCGTTACTACTTTGCCGCCAAACTGAACAGCCGCATCGACGACATTGACCTGAGCCTGGAAGACTTCGCCCAGCGCGTCAATTCCGACCTGGTGGGTAAAGTGGTGAATATTGCCAGCCGTTGTGCCGGTTTCGTGATCAAAAAATTCGATGGCCAACTCAGCCAGGCCTGGTCGGATTCCGCTAATGCGCTCTACACCTCTTTTACCGATCAATCCGACGCGATTGCCGAGTTGTACGAAAAGCGTGAATACGCCCAAGCCATGCGTGAAATCATGGCGCTGGCTGACAAAGCCAATGAGTACATCGACGAAACCGCACCTTGGGTCTTGGCCAAACAAGAAGGTAAAGAAGCCGAGTTGCACGAATCCGTCAGCCTTGGCATCAACCTGTTCCGCGTACTGATGACGTACTTGGCACCGGTTATTCCGGCCACCGCCGAACAAGCCGCCAGCTTCCTGAAATTGGACGGCTACCAGTGGGACGCCATCCAAACACCGTTGATGGGCCATGAAATCACCAAGTTCAAAGCCTTGATGACTCGTGTCGACATGGACGCCATCGAGAAAATGATCGATGCGTCCAAGGAAGACTTGAAAGCGCAGCCGACTCAAGCGAAAGCCACATCGAAAAAAGCGGACACCCCAGCCGATACACAAAACGGTTCCGATTCTCTGGACCCGTTGGCGGATGAAATCACATTTGACGACTTTGCTAAAATTGATTTACGCATCGCCAAAATTGTCAATGCCGAACAAGTACCGGAAGCCGACAAACTCATCAAATTGACATTGGATATCGGCTTGGGCGAACGCCAGGTGTTCGCCGGCATCAAGTCCGCTTACCAGCCGGAAGACCTGGTCGGCAAAATGACGGTGATGGTCGCCAATTTGAAACCGCGCAAAATGCGTTTCGGTTTGTCGGAAGGCATGGTGCTGGCGGCCGGCCCGGGCGGCAAGGACTTATTCCTGCTGAACCCGGACGACGGTGCCACACCGGGTATGCGCGTCAAATAA
- the rsxA gene encoding electron transport complex subunit RsxA: protein MTEYILILISTVLVNNFVLVKFLGLCPFMGVSKKTDAALGMGLATTFVMTLSSVLSYLINTYLLVPFGLEFLQTIGFILAIAAVVGFTEMAIHKTSPVLYQVLGIYIPLITTNCAVLGVALLNVGERHNFLESAFYGFGAAVGFTLVMVLFSSIRERIAFADVPKPFQGAPIALITAGLMSMAFMGFGGLVK from the coding sequence ATGACAGAATACATTCTCATTCTTATCAGCACGGTTCTGGTCAACAATTTCGTTCTGGTCAAATTCTTGGGGTTGTGCCCATTCATGGGCGTGTCCAAGAAAACCGATGCCGCTTTGGGAATGGGTTTGGCCACCACCTTTGTCATGACGCTGTCGTCCGTTTTAAGCTACCTCATCAACACTTATTTATTGGTGCCGTTCGGGCTGGAGTTTCTTCAAACCATCGGCTTCATTCTCGCCATCGCCGCCGTGGTCGGTTTCACGGAAATGGCCATCCACAAAACCAGTCCGGTGCTTTACCAGGTGCTGGGCATTTACATCCCGCTCATCACCACCAACTGTGCCGTACTGGGTGTGGCGCTATTGAACGTCGGCGAACGCCACAACTTTTTGGAGTCGGCCTTTTACGGTTTCGGCGCCGCCGTCGGGTTTACCCTGGTAATGGTTCTGTTTTCGTCGATTCGTGAGCGCATCGCTTTCGCCGACGTGCCCAAACCGTTTCAGGGCGCGCCGATTGCCTTAATCACCGCCGGCTTGATGTCGATGGCCTTTATGGGATTCGGTGGTTTGGTCAAATGA
- a CDS encoding STAS domain-containing protein, translated as MSLTSQVSAGVVTIMVEGNFDIGCYDAFNKTLNDNLNSASKFVIDLSKASYMDSSALGMLLLLREKLGGQSSKIEFVNVNEEVMKILKVAKFDQLFTISS; from the coding sequence ATGAGTTTAACGAGTCAAGTGTCGGCCGGCGTCGTGACCATTATGGTCGAAGGCAATTTTGATATCGGTTGTTACGATGCGTTCAATAAGACATTGAACGATAACTTGAACAGTGCATCCAAGTTTGTCATTGACCTTTCCAAGGCCAGTTATATGGACAGTTCCGCATTGGGGATGCTGTTGCTGTTGCGTGAAAAACTGGGCGGACAATCCTCGAAAATCGAGTTCGTCAATGTGAATGAAGAAGTCATGAAGATCTTGAAAGTGGCGAAATTCGATCAGCTTTTCACCATTTCGTCCTAA
- a CDS encoding fused response regulator/phosphatase, whose protein sequence is MASILIVDPSKSNRLYLRLTLEKQGYQVFEAGNGLEALESYEHHRPNLVITEIKLPVLSGADLVQRIKLLAKETFAPVFVVTNAFKPDSIQRILSVGADDFLQKPYPEELLLAKIASLLRNVNFYDDLKQSKELVSSLHMGLALEHKSAERIFEKFVHGPRQEVPGLEAHVSPASIFNGDVFLSTITPAGNVITLLGDFTGHGLPAAIGAIPVAEVFYSMVKKGRTLKEIILVINDKLKTILPAHIFFSCVALKVFPKRRSVSLFNAGMQPVVMLDEASGKERLFESTSVPLGVLDSYELDVEFTKVEVEGAEHFVCYTDGIVEAMDHTKQMFGVSRLVDSLKASHRNINQLVRSAQDFCHGCVFNDDVSIIKLSMADILMQPNQMIESAVLERIPPPSRWSLKYAFSAENLKCNPHPIEAIVDAIIGMQPITPYKEDIFIILSELYNNALEHGILQLDSCIKQQLNGFLAFAEEKQKALENLTDGRLMIDVEHEPLSETVGRLRIVVAHDGAGRVDKVATQTSSEVFSGRGITIVRFLCSDFRFEEGGARVEAVYDWERIDDGR, encoded by the coding sequence ATGGCTTCCATCCTGATTGTAGACCCATCTAAATCCAATCGACTTTATCTTCGACTGACCCTTGAAAAACAAGGGTATCAGGTCTTTGAGGCGGGCAATGGCCTTGAAGCGCTGGAATCCTACGAGCACCATCGACCCAACCTGGTCATCACGGAAATTAAATTACCGGTTTTGTCCGGTGCCGATTTGGTTCAACGCATCAAGCTGTTGGCCAAGGAAACCTTTGCGCCGGTGTTTGTGGTGACGAACGCCTTCAAACCCGACAGTATCCAACGAATCCTATCCGTCGGTGCCGATGACTTCCTGCAGAAACCTTACCCCGAAGAATTACTGTTAGCGAAAATCGCTTCCTTGTTACGTAATGTCAACTTTTATGATGATTTAAAGCAATCCAAAGAGCTGGTGTCTTCACTGCATATGGGGTTGGCTTTGGAGCATAAATCCGCCGAACGCATTTTTGAAAAGTTCGTTCATGGTCCACGCCAAGAAGTGCCAGGCCTGGAAGCGCATGTGTCACCGGCGTCGATTTTTAACGGCGATGTCTTCCTGTCGACGATTACGCCGGCCGGGAATGTGATTACGTTGCTGGGCGATTTTACCGGGCACGGTTTGCCCGCCGCCATCGGTGCGATCCCGGTGGCTGAAGTCTTTTATTCCATGGTGAAGAAAGGGCGCACGCTGAAAGAGATCATTCTGGTCATCAACGATAAATTAAAAACCATTTTGCCGGCGCATATCTTTTTCAGTTGTGTGGCGCTGAAAGTCTTTCCAAAACGGCGTTCGGTCAGCTTGTTTAATGCCGGTATGCAGCCGGTGGTGATGTTGGATGAGGCCAGTGGAAAAGAGAGATTGTTTGAATCCACGTCTGTGCCGCTGGGGGTGTTGGACAGTTATGAACTGGATGTGGAGTTTACTAAGGTCGAAGTAGAGGGGGCCGAGCACTTTGTTTGCTATACCGACGGCATTGTCGAAGCGATGGATCATACCAAGCAGATGTTCGGCGTGTCTCGGTTGGTGGACTCTCTGAAAGCGAGTCATCGGAATATTAATCAGTTGGTGCGTTCGGCACAAGATTTTTGCCATGGCTGTGTGTTTAATGACGATGTCAGTATCATTAAGCTGAGTATGGCGGATATTTTAATGCAGCCCAACCAGATGATTGAATCTGCGGTGTTGGAACGTATTCCGCCGCCGTCTCGCTGGTCGTTGAAGTATGCGTTTTCCGCTGAAAACCTTAAATGCAACCCTCACCCAATTGAAGCCATCGTGGACGCCATTATCGGCATGCAGCCCATCACCCCTTATAAAGAAGATATTTTCATTATCCTATCCGAACTGTACAACAATGCACTGGAACACGGTATTTTGCAGTTGGATTCCTGTATCAAGCAGCAGTTGAATGGTTTTTTGGCCTTTGCCGAAGAAAAGCAAAAAGCACTGGAAAATTTAACCGATGGTCGTTTGATGATTGATGTTGAGCACGAACCTCTGTCGGAAACAGTGGGGCGCTTACGTATCGTGGTGGCCCACGATGGCGCAGGCCGGGTGGACAAAGTGGCGACCCAAACCTCCAGCGAAGTGTTTTCAGGCCGTGGCATCACCATTGTGCGTTTTTTGTGTTCGGATTTTCGTTTTGAAGAAGGCGGTGCGCGAGTAGAAGCCGTTTATGACTGGGAGCGGATCGATGACGGAAGATAA